In Flavobacterium sp. CBA20B-1, one DNA window encodes the following:
- a CDS encoding zinc-dependent peptidase, whose protein sequence is MLFFGSSHFYDRYRLENPNGNFSLKLAPEQVVFQFADAITKVFPIFNQLPHKFKLNFSMRILEFLKQYAIIPKENAQLTIAHKVAIAATYVKLTLGYKYFLINTFNKIIVYPTAYYFPQLDETHTGHFNPKLKTIMLALDVFENDILYNEDGKDVALHEFTHALCFEMLQTAAKHPNAERFKKGFRLIVEWIQVAENQLRIKQVDFVRAYAFTDRLELVSVLIELFFEKETAFKQHFPDLYLLVGNMIKHPKTK, encoded by the coding sequence ATGCTTTTCTTTGGCTCCTCCCATTTTTATGACCGCTATCGTTTAGAAAATCCTAATGGAAATTTTTCTTTAAAGTTAGCACCTGAACAAGTTGTTTTTCAATTTGCGGATGCTATTACAAAAGTTTTTCCAATTTTTAATCAATTGCCACATAAGTTTAAGTTGAACTTTAGCATGCGGATTCTAGAGTTTTTAAAACAGTATGCAATCATACCAAAAGAAAATGCACAGCTAACCATTGCCCACAAAGTGGCAATTGCAGCAACTTATGTAAAGCTTACTTTGGGGTATAAGTACTTTTTAATCAATACCTTTAATAAGATTATTGTATATCCAACGGCTTACTATTTTCCGCAATTAGATGAAACCCATACGGGACATTTCAACCCTAAATTGAAAACCATTATGTTGGCCTTAGATGTTTTTGAGAATGATATTCTTTATAACGAAGACGGAAAAGATGTAGCATTGCACGAATTTACACATGCCTTGTGTTTTGAAATGTTGCAAACTGCCGCAAAACATCCCAATGCAGAACGTTTTAAAAAGGGATTTCGCTTAATTGTGGAATGGATTCAAGTTGCTGAAAATCAATTGAGAATAAAACAAGTTGATTTTGTGCGTGCCTATGCTTTTACGGATCGATTAGAGTTGGTTTCGGTTTTAATTGAATTGTTTTTTGAAAAAGAAACCGCTTTTAAACAACATTTTCCCGATTTATACCTACTCGTTGGCAATATGATTAAGCACCCAAAAACCAAATAA
- a CDS encoding amino acid permease — translation MNIFRKKNVTDILAELEANENKNESLGKFLTQKDLIFFGIAAIVGAGVFSTIGQASYDGGPAVIFLFMFTALACGFAAMAYAEFASMVPVSGSAYTYSYVAFGEMIAWIIGWSLIMEYAVGNITLAISWSDYFTGLLSNMGIHLPQWIQMDYLSANKGFNDAIALMASGKSFENLPTNIQLAHTAWTTAPQIGTFHFVADIPALGIIFLITWLVYRGMKESRNASNIMVFVKLAVIALVLVVGVFYVDMDNFDPFAPNGFSGVLKGVSAVFFAYIGFDAISTTAEECKNPQRDLPRSMIWSIVICTLLYIAIALVLTGMVNYKELRVGDPLAYVFDQVNLKWFAGIVAVSAVVAMASVLLVFQMGQPRIWMSMSRDGLLPPKFSKIHPKYKTPSFATIVTGFVVAIPALFMNLTMVTDLCSIGTLFAFSLVCAGVLVLQDKDIPRGKFRIPYVNGKYILPVGFIVGLLSVFIWNKNGVEAFVYNAPQVYEPTPFVTQLSKQEADQMIHYLQMNDAINPDQFTNDLEAMLTSVHEKSADAYTVLIEKAPVQKHLKFETGFNLFKHKIPMWLFLFSMVFLCIWSFKKNLSLIPMLGLICCMYMMAELTIWNWLYFTVWLIIGLLIYFSYSRFHSKLNGK, via the coding sequence ATGAATATATTCCGTAAAAAAAATGTGACCGATATTCTTGCCGAGTTAGAGGCAAATGAAAACAAAAACGAAAGTTTAGGAAAGTTTTTAACTCAAAAAGATCTCATCTTTTTTGGTATAGCTGCGATTGTGGGTGCTGGTGTTTTTAGTACCATTGGTCAAGCAAGTTATGATGGTGGTCCGGCTGTGATTTTCTTGTTTATGTTTACGGCTTTGGCTTGTGGATTTGCCGCCATGGCCTATGCCGAATTTGCATCGATGGTTCCGGTTTCGGGCAGTGCTTACACGTATAGTTACGTAGCTTTTGGCGAAATGATTGCTTGGATCATTGGTTGGTCGCTCATTATGGAATATGCGGTTGGAAATATCACACTTGCAATTTCATGGAGTGATTATTTCACAGGTCTTTTAAGCAATATGGGCATTCATTTACCGCAATGGATACAGATGGATTATCTTTCTGCAAACAAAGGCTTCAACGATGCAATAGCATTAATGGCAAGCGGAAAATCGTTTGAAAATTTACCAACAAACATACAACTGGCACACACCGCATGGACGACTGCGCCCCAAATAGGTACTTTTCATTTTGTGGCAGATATACCGGCTTTAGGCATTATATTTTTAATCACGTGGTTGGTGTATCGAGGTATGAAAGAATCGCGAAACGCAAGCAATATCATGGTTTTTGTGAAACTGGCTGTGATTGCTTTGGTGTTGGTTGTAGGTGTTTTCTATGTAGATATGGATAACTTTGACCCATTTGCACCTAATGGATTTTCAGGTGTTCTAAAGGGTGTTTCGGCTGTTTTCTTTGCATATATTGGTTTTGATGCCATTTCTACCACAGCCGAAGAATGCAAAAATCCGCAGCGCGATTTGCCTCGAAGCATGATTTGGTCTATCGTGATTTGTACTTTATTATACATTGCGATTGCTTTGGTTTTAACAGGAATGGTAAATTACAAAGAATTGCGGGTAGGCGATCCATTGGCTTACGTTTTTGATCAGGTAAATCTAAAATGGTTTGCCGGAATTGTAGCAGTAAGTGCCGTAGTTGCCATGGCAAGTGTTTTGCTTGTTTTTCAAATGGGGCAGCCGCGTATTTGGATGAGTATGAGCCGTGATGGATTGTTGCCTCCAAAGTTTTCAAAAATACACCCAAAATATAAAACACCATCATTTGCTACCATTGTTACAGGTTTCGTAGTGGCAATTCCTGCCTTGTTTATGAATTTAACCATGGTGACCGATTTGTGCAGCATTGGTACGCTTTTCGCCTTTTCTTTGGTTTGCGCAGGTGTTTTGGTGCTGCAAGATAAAGACATTCCAAGAGGCAAGTTTCGAATTCCTTATGTAAACGGAAAGTATATTTTGCCTGTGGGTTTTATTGTAGGGTTGCTTTCGGTTTTTATCTGGAACAAAAATGGGGTAGAGGCTTTTGTATATAATGCTCCTCAGGTTTATGAACCTACCCCTTTTGTAACACAACTTTCCAAACAAGAAGCAGATCAAATGATTCATTATTTACAAATGAATGATGCCATCAACCCCGACCAATTCACCAATGATTTAGAGGCAATGCTCACTTCGGTTCATGAAAAATCGGCAGATGCATATACCGTTTTGATTGAAAAAGCGCCTGTACAAAAGCATCTAAAATTTGAAACCGGTTTTAACCTTTTCAAACATAAAATACCTATGTGGTTGTTTTTATTTTCTATGGTTTTTCTATGTATTTGGAGTTTTAAAAAGAATTTATCTTTAATTCCTATGCTAGGACTTATTTGCTGCATGTATATGATGGCAGAGCTCACTATTTGGAACTGGTTGTATTTTACCGTTTGGTTAATTATTGGGTTGCTGATTTACTTTAGCTATTCGCGTTTTCACAGTAAATTGAATGGGAAGTAA
- a CDS encoding peroxiredoxin: MALVGKQFPNITVDAISEMGDDLRINVLEEATKNNKKVLLFWYPKDFTFVCPTELHAFQAALPEFEKRNTMVIGASCDTNEVHFAWLNTAKDNGGIEGVTYPLLADTTRNLSSVLGILDVTSEMYNEELDSVQIEGSNVTFRATYLIDETGKIFHESVNDMPLGRNVNEYLRLIDAYSHVQTHGEVCPANWESGKEAMNANRNSTAEYLAKL, translated from the coding sequence ATGGCATTAGTAGGAAAACAATTCCCAAACATTACAGTTGACGCAATTTCAGAAATGGGCGATGATTTACGAATCAACGTTTTAGAAGAAGCAACAAAAAACAATAAAAAAGTATTATTATTCTGGTATCCAAAAGATTTTACTTTTGTGTGTCCTACAGAGCTTCACGCATTTCAAGCTGCTTTGCCTGAGTTTGAAAAAAGAAACACAATGGTAATTGGTGCATCATGCGATACAAATGAAGTGCATTTTGCATGGTTGAACACAGCGAAAGATAATGGTGGAATTGAAGGCGTAACTTATCCGTTATTAGCAGATACCACAAGAAACCTTTCAAGCGTTTTAGGAATTTTAGATGTTACATCTGAAATGTATAACGAAGAATTGGATTCTGTTCAAATCGAAGGTTCAAACGTTACTTTCCGCGCCACTTATTTAATTGATGAAACAGGAAAAATTTTCCACGAATCGGTAAACGATATGCCTTTAGGACGTAACGTGAACGAGTATTTGCGTTTAATTGATGCATATTCACACGTACAAACACACGGCGAAGTTTGTCCGGCAAACTGGGAATCAGGTAAAGAAGCAATGAATGCAAACCGCAATTCTACTGCTGAATATTTAGCAAAACTTTAA
- a CDS encoding thioredoxin family protein: MVLELEQDNLQEVITQNEKVAVQFSASWCGNCRIMKPKFKKMATEKEDIAFVIVDAEKFPESRKLANVTNLPTFAIFNNGALVDETQTNKAEVLAELVNKLT, translated from the coding sequence ATGGTATTAGAACTAGAACAAGATAATTTACAAGAGGTTATTACTCAAAATGAAAAAGTAGCTGTTCAATTTTCGGCTTCATGGTGCGGAAACTGCCGTATTATGAAACCCAAATTCAAAAAAATGGCTACCGAAAAAGAAGATATCGCTTTTGTAATTGTTGATGCAGAGAAATTTCCTGAATCAAGAAAATTAGCAAATGTAACCAACCTACCAACTTTTGCGATTTTTAACAATGGGGCATTAGTTGATGAAACCCAAACCAACAAAGCAGAAGTTTTAGCAGAATTAGTGAATAAATTAACCTAA
- a CDS encoding DUF6952 family protein: protein MKLPVIKHLTQFIEENDQDYINETIEVLEALTEVPSLKDEELDVIGELISNMYGALEVDKLIKSGTPKKEALNTFMQRVLGSIDK from the coding sequence ATGAAACTACCTGTAATAAAACATCTTACGCAATTCATAGAAGAAAACGACCAAGATTATATCAATGAAACGATTGAAGTTTTAGAAGCTTTAACCGAGGTTCCTTCTTTAAAAGATGAAGAATTAGATGTAATTGGCGAATTAATCTCTAATATGTATGGTGCGCTTGAAGTTGATAAACTTATTAAATCAGGCACTCCGAAAAAAGAAGCTTTAAACACTTTTATGCAACGTGTATTAGGGTCAATTGATAAATAA
- a CDS encoding diacylglycerol kinase family protein has product MKHKKTSFLSGRIKSVTYALKGFYLLISTEHSIIAQLLISGFMCGVGFYFEISLVEWMFQILAIGLVLTTESLNTAIEAVCDYIQPKFDKKIGFIKDIAAGAVTFAALTAIVIGAIIYLPKIL; this is encoded by the coding sequence ATGAAGCACAAAAAAACATCATTCCTTTCGGGTAGAATTAAAAGCGTAACCTATGCCCTTAAAGGGTTTTACCTTTTAATTTCAACAGAACACAGTATTATTGCCCAATTGCTCATTAGTGGGTTTATGTGCGGTGTTGGTTTTTATTTCGAAATCAGCCTTGTGGAATGGATGTTTCAAATTCTTGCAATAGGTTTAGTGTTAACAACCGAAAGTCTTAACACTGCTATTGAAGCCGTGTGCGATTACATACAACCCAAATTCGACAAAAAAATAGGATTTATTAAAGATATAGCCGCCGGTGCCGTAACTTTTGCTGCATTAACAGCCATTGTTATTGGTGCTATTATTTATCTACCAAAAATATTATAG